The DNA region CTGATCCACACAGCCATACGCAAGCTGGCGCACGTGACGGAATATATGTTTCTGGGCGTGGTGTTGTTTCGCGCATTCCGGTCGGGCTCCTGCGAACCGCGGCTCTGGCGCTGGACATCTTTTTCTCTTTTCATTGTCGTGGTGTATGCAGCCGGCGATGAGTATCACCAGTCCCTTCTACCGACCAGAACCGGTTCCCTTGTCGATGTCGGCATCGACACCGTGGGAGGTTTTTTCGGTCAATGCGTCAGTGTTCTCTGGTACCGTTGCGCGCTGTCCGGCAGATAGCGTGAGCACGGGATGCATGCCGTTCAGGCGTCGTCGAGACTGAAAGGTCCGCGTCCGGGACGCGCTGAACCGACAGCCTTCAGCATCCGGCGGCGATCATTACCCGTTGAGAGAGGAACCATGAAAACATATTTCTTTCTGCACGGCGCCATGCGGGGCGCCTGGCTCTGGGACAGAATCAGGCCGCTCATGGAAAAGAGCGGTGCGATCGTCATTGCCTATGATCTGCCCGGTCATGGAAAACGGTCCGGCGACCGCCGGGGGGTGACCATGAGCACCTATGTCGCCGACGTTCTCGCGTACATCAGGAAGAATGACCTTCGCGATCTGATCCTCGTCGGCCACAGCATGTCGGGCATCGTTATCAGCAAGGTTGCCGAGGAGTTGCCTGACCGGATCCGTCACCTTGTCTATCTTGCGGCAGTGGTCCCCCGGGATGGGGATGCATTGGTCGACCTGCTGACGACAGAGCGCCAGGAAACGATCCGGAAGCTGGAAGGGAAGGCGATGGAGGTTTTCGGGCCGATTGACGTTCTCCGGCCCAATTACTTCACGGACCAGACGGGTGAGGACCGGGAATTTTATCTCAAACAGCTTACCCCTCAGCCGCTTGCTGTGTTCTTTGAGAAGGTACCCCTCAAGCGTTTTCACGGTCTGACCATCCCCAGGACGTACATCATGGGATTGCGGGATAAGGCCCTGCCGCCGGAGCTTGCAGGAGGTTTTGCCGCACGGTTGGGCGTTGAGCCGGTCCCGATCGATGCAGGACACGATATGATGGTCGTAAGGCCAGAAGAGGTAGCGAAGGTCCTGCTGGAGATACCTTGATCCGGGAAAGGTCGGATAAGGTCGGATGATGAAATAAAAAAGGTCAGGCATAAGGCCTGACCTTCTCTTTTCCCTCGACGGGGTTC from Nitrospirota bacterium includes:
- a CDS encoding VanZ family protein, translated to MNITKYIKYWLPVVLMMMFIYWMSTETFSSQNTSSFLDPLLRLLAPSLSPEDIDLIHTAIRKLAHVTEYMFLGVVLFRAFRSGSCEPRLWRWTSFSLFIVVVYAAGDEYHQSLLPTRTGSLVDVGIDTVGGFFGQCVSVLWYRCALSGR
- a CDS encoding alpha/beta hydrolase produces the protein MKTYFFLHGAMRGAWLWDRIRPLMEKSGAIVIAYDLPGHGKRSGDRRGVTMSTYVADVLAYIRKNDLRDLILVGHSMSGIVISKVAEELPDRIRHLVYLAAVVPRDGDALVDLLTTERQETIRKLEGKAMEVFGPIDVLRPNYFTDQTGEDREFYLKQLTPQPLAVFFEKVPLKRFHGLTIPRTYIMGLRDKALPPELAGGFAARLGVEPVPIDAGHDMMVVRPEEVAKVLLEIP